The DNA sequence CACATCTATAGCTATCAAATAAGCTATATTGCCTTTCCTCACAAGGGAATagtacatttgcattttagGATTCTCCTGTGGGGGTTCATAAGGAGGAACTTGGTTTCTTACTGTTGCATCACAATTATTCTTTGAGTCCATTGGGTCTCCTGTGCAGCTGCGACCTCTtattccctgtgtgtgtgtgtgtgtgtgtgtgtgtgtgtgaatggaggaCAGGTGCACCTCTAGTAGTGGTGGGACTCTTGACCATCTAGGCCTCTGTccaccaaataaaataaataaaaaagtaaataaaatgtatttgtccaTCGTCATTCCTAGAATTTGgttctcttttttattgttagtgGTGAACCATGAATCTGTAACTACTCTTGTAGATTTAGCAACTGGACCTGACTGAGCCAGAGCAATTGAAATCAATTAGATTAAAATACCAATGTTAAAACTTTTGCACACACTGTAGGtgtcttaaccctcctgttctccttgggtcaaactttaggagttttcaaagtttctatatcataaatttgggtttcttttaaccaaagtGCCCATACATAACATGGATGGTTTTGACTTTGACATTCagtaaacatacatacagtaaaagtctgtgattatccactCCACATTCTCTGATCGTAACAATTAGTGAAAAAGAATTCATAATTTCGTTTTTTTAAACACGGAAATTGGGTGTAATtccatataaatgaggtttgttgactaTGATTTCAAACaagaagtgtaaaactagtgacAAGTTGGAATGAAGTTGGCCAGGAAGATGTATGTCTAACGCAAAATTGGGAGATAAGCAGGTGAAACAGacggaggacaacacaagggttaaacattgcaaatatattgatttattgGCATATATAACCCAAAATATGTCCTGTACCTCCCAACtcaaacccacacacagacaacaggaTGTTGGGAACTGTAAGTTATCAGACCATGTTACCACTTACCTGTAGTCCAGTAGCCCAGAAATAGTACCATGCCACCTGCTGCCTGGATCCTGTTACATTTCCAATCACTTAAAGAGGGGCTGATTAATTCAATTATTCAGTCATCCATTTTCATGGCTTAGCAGAATACAGCAGgtttggttttttttattttcccccaGACTGCGTGCAGTAATGTATATTGTTGAAAGATGAGACTTAAAggtccttgtttttttctttcctaacCCCACATCTGGCAGTAACAGGGTACAGTCAGACTTGCTTTGTAACCAATGTCGCTATGCTTTCAGACATTTTGgcaaattgtaaaaatgtctgattCCCATAGTTGTGTCTTCAACTTAACACTAACTTTCACTTATTTTGTTGGCACAACTAACAGTATAGTATCCTTTTTTTCCcatcaaaatcaacatcaaCAGTCCTTGAAAATATGTCACTCCCAGTTTTCAATTGAAAACTCAACTCCTAAACAAACATAGCACTTTGCatacctccccccccccctccactgcAGTTCACATTTATATCTCCCATAGCCTGTTTTCCTGCTGCACTAGCATCTGATCATGCTACTGTCTTGCTTGGggttgcatgtactgtatgtgtgtgtgagaggaagagATTTTGCGTATGGTGTACTGTTCAACCTTGTTCACCAtctcttatttatttacatggtgCATTAAAATCCACCTTTATCATACATGATCATTAGTGAGGCAAATTATGGGACTGTGTATTTTCTGGTAGCTGTGACTCTGAACCTTGCACTCTTTATTATTTGTTGCTTGTAATGTTAGCAAGAGGAATTAAGGGGGAAAAACGCAAGGCAAAATGTTGCCCTCCTTGGTGGCTTTTGttcctctgtgtctttgtaGGGCTTGCACTTGCTCAGTGGAGCACAGCATTTAAGTGGGCCACAAGGGAGTGCCTGAATAGTGaggtgtgtgtacgtgtgtgtgtgtgtgtgtgtgtgtgtacgtgtgtgtgtgtgtgtgtgtgtgtacgtacgtgtgtgtgtgtgtgtgtgtttgggggggggggcaatataAGTGTGTTGTGATGCAGGGGCACTTTTCCTCGATTAGGTGGGCTCAGTTGGGGCCATGTACTTTAGCTTTCAAACTGCACTATGGAGTATATAAGTCTACATTCTCCTCTCTTCACAAGGCCGTTTTTTAGCAATGGGATATAGTAAGCTGAAGGCTACATCTCTGtggtttgacattttatcactttggTAGCCTGCCTTCAACTGCACACTTCAGGGTAAAGGAATTGCTTGTGTGTTGTAGTGTCTGACACATATAGTTTTTAGGCGTTGGCCGGCCGTTTTCAAGGTATACCGCGGTTTTAAAAAGTCACGGTTTTAAAACCACTAACATTATCTGTCATAGCGTTCCCAAGGTATGAGCTGTTTTTTACGAATCTTCAAGGACAGAAAGTGCAGGTTACAAATCCCTGTCCCTTCCagaatgaagtgtgtttcaaaataaaagtgtgttttttaccCCAAAAAATAGTACATTACAGCTGAAATTGTAATACGTTCtgatatttttgctgaaggttatcataCTGTCAGACAGGTCAGGTCTGTCAGACTGAcaggtttgtctttttttgtgaattgtCATTATTGACAGTGTCTTCTCAAAATTGCAAAATATCAATCTTTGAACTAAATAGTAGTTTATTTTCTACTGACATGATTGAATGATAGTATATACTCATAGCCACCTCCCCAAGGTGTTAAAAATAGTCGTGCTGGAAGCAGACGGCTTTGCATTAATGAATCTCAGGGCCCCTTTATGTTGAAGGaaaatgcagattttatttTCCTGCCGTCTTACTGTTCCTCACACTCTCAGTGCACCAGGAAAGATTGACTCAACTTTGTAGTCCAACTTTGAAGTTAGTCACCCCAACACGGACAAAGTGATAGCTTTCTTCCCCCAAAAAAGGTCTAATAGGTATGATATTAAAGAGGAAGATAAAGGGAAGGGGCAGGCTGTCCTTGGAGAGATTGAGCTGTTTGGAGACCCAGCTTAATTAACCAAGAGAGACTTGTTTGTGGAAACTGCGATGGGGAGGAGCTGGCCTTCCCCTGGAAGGAATGGGTGATGGTAGTCATGCTTTTATTAACtcaaaaacacatgtttacaaCAAGTGTCTCTTCACAGTCTTatccttaattttaaaatagttCACTCACCCTTGGTTAGTAAGTACTGTAGACATGGTCATAAATCTCTGAATAGCAATATAGCTATTTCATTACTAGTAATAATGCTATCTGGTAAAGGTACTCACAAATTAGATAACTTTCCAGTCGTTCTTAGGACCTTTTCTAGGTACGGATCTTGGATTTTCAATCTCAAGTAACGTTAAACCTGTAAAAGTGGGAACTGACCAAGCAACAAGAAGCAGCATCTATTTAGAGTTTGTTAAATATTAACTTGTTTTATGGCTGTGAACATGGAGACAAGACCATGTGCCACTGATGCATGAGGCTCTAAGTACATTAGGTACCACAAGGCAGAAACAGGTGCTTGGGTAGAATTGCTCTTGAGGAGCATTGATTTAGGTAAAACCTTAGTGATTTGTAgttaaatgtcatgttttctaTTATGCCTAGATTAGGATTTCTAGGGATAGGTTATGTCCTGGGCTAACCAAATCATGAGGATAAATATTGGATGGATTTCCCTCTATACAAAGCTTTTGTGATGTAATATGAtagatttgtcttttgttattAAATGCAGAATGTTCTGGACACATGTTAAGGATACATGTTTATACTTTTTGAGTTATAAGAGGTGGATGTCACTGGTCATTTCACCAGTTGAAATAAGagggggtaaaaaaaaaggtagtcTGTGTGTATTCCTTAGCCAATTGTAAAGTATAAGTCTGTTTTACAACATTCGAAGAATGCAAACCCATATTTGTGAATGTGTTCAGTTTAAGTGAGTTACAATGTTTGATGCTCCATGTGAGCACTGGCTCAATGATGCAGTAAGATTATTAAGTTGTTACTGAGTTGTAATGCCAGTTAGACCAGTAGGTTGAGAGTGTTCTTGGTTTTCAGTGCTTGTGACCATTTTCAAGCTATCTACAGTAATACTATGTTTTCTCTACTGTCTTATCTAGGCGCCATGCAGACCCCTGAAGCAGGCGCTGACTCCACCTCCACTGTCCCTCTTCAGACCACCGTGCCTGTCCAGCCTACCGGCTCCACCCAGCAGGTGCCTGTCCAGCAACAGGTAAATCCAgcctgtatttgtgtgtgtgtttgtgtctgaatgGTCCTGCGTGCGTGCATACtgtaccgtgtgtgtgtgcatgtcattATTTCCCAGGGAAATATGTGCCTTTAGTCAATTACATAATTAATTTGCAACTCTTGCAATTTGTCTTGCCAGGCCCAGACTGTTCAACAGGTTCAGCATGTTTACCCAGCACAGGTGCAGTATGTGGAGGAAAACAGTGGCGTCTACACCAATGGCAACATGTGAGTCAGTCTGTTACCCAGCTCTGCTCTTATACCACTCCACAAATATTAGCGCTACGTCTCTGCagcctgtttttttctcctcttaaGTCTCTTCAAACCATCATTCATGTCACAAGCACATGATGTTGGTGGGAGTGCAttcgtttttttgtgtttgttttcttttatgagGGGTCTGCAGTCGTGTGTTTTGATTGTGCTCAGTCACCTGAACATGACCAGAAGTAGGCCTGTCTTTTAAGTGCTGATGCTACGCCAGCAGGGTCCCCAATGTCTGAGGAATGGGGTTACATAGTCACTCAACTAACAAGTCCAAGCTGTATTTGTCCTACTGGGATACACAAAGGGTCACATATCGGTGCAtttacacactcaaacacacaagctGTGTGACCTCTGCTACTGGTGGAAACATCATGTGACTGCTTAGAAATATAAAATCATACATACAACAAACAGGTGGACCCATGAGCTGAGTACCAGGCTTGTCACATACTATGTATAAGTTATGTTTAAATGGTCACCCAAatgacaaacataaacacatttaaatgtataaatgaaatatctgatgttactttgaaaaacaaatccatCAAAAATTCTATTACATTTTAGATATCCCCATTATGACAATTGTTGAAAGTATTTGACTGTACCTACACAAACAATAATTAAAGCGTGTAtgctttgttgttattgttaccGTAAAGGCTCAATAGGTGTCCTAAGAAACCACACTTGGACTATTATTTTCTCCGTTTTGTTTGGGTACATTGACTGACTGCTAACCTCACTTCTGAACAGAAGAACATACTCGTACTCAGAGCCGCAGCTGTATAGCCAGAACAGTGGAGGGAGCTACTTTGACACACAGGGCAGCTCATCGCAAGTGTCCACTGTGGTGACATCTCATGGCATGACCAACAATGGAGGAGGGGGCAGTGGAGGAATGAGCATGAATCTGGCGGGGGGTCAGGTAATCAGCACCAGTCCTGGGGCTTACATCATGGACAACACTGGACCCCACCCTGCCACCCAGACGGCACGAGCTTCCCCAGCTACTGTAAGTGCATAGCACCCACTAATTGGGCCCCTCACCTACCTTTGCCTGCAttcttttgtgtatttgttgatAGACCATTGGACTAGTGTATGTAGTGACTTTGGTAGTAATTTCCACCTCTTCCTTGTTTAGATCCACACAGCTACTAGTTTGCCTAGACTCTCTCTATTACCAAAGATGCTCTGTTTTTGTCGTCCTTTTGTGATCCATGCACAGTTTGATCCAGAAATGTAGGACGCCAGCCTCTTAAGCAGAGTTCCATATTTAAACTTAATATGCAAGTTTAAATATCATGTTTTCAAAATCACAGTGTGTACATAGTACACACATGTCACATTATAGAGAAGAAACTTTTGTGTGCACCTCCTCCATGATTGTGTATGGTGTTTTATCTCTGGCGATGATCCTTTGCTGATGTATTCTGTGTTGGCTGTGTCTCCGCAGTGATCTGCGTCCTATGGCCAGCAGTGTTTACACTGTAACtcttaatattttatgttaaaGTAATACAGGGCTTAGTTTGCAACCCTGATTTAATCTGTCTTTTATCCCCACGCTTGGGTGTAGAAGAAAGGAGGAGGCTAAAATCTAAGACAAGGGTGTTAAGGAGGGAAGGTCTTACCCACTCCTCACAAGAGTCCTAACACGACAAGGTGGTGCATGGACCACAAGAGCCTTGCTAATTTGCAATACTTTGAATACCCCTCAGGGTACTTTCGTACAGTCCACTATAAATATGCTTTCTGGCAGTAATGTAGCAAAAATGCTGGGCGACTGGCATTACATCATGTGGATGTTAGTCATGGCGGATAGTTTAGAACATTTCATAATGGCTATGCAAaggagaaatgtttcttttataaaatcaaaatgtgtgCAAGATTGCAAGGGCATTTTAACTGCTTCAACAATATACCTGCTCACCGTTGTCTAGCCCAAGATAAATAGACCCATAAAGGGGCAGTATTTACTGCTGAGGAAGGACTATGGTATTCAACCGTGGGGCTCAATAATTTCACATGTAtggcataaaaacacaaaaggtaaTCTCTACAACCTGAGATCTAACAGAAAGCATAGAAATTGTTAGTGGAAACCATTGCACAGATTTACCACCATTTAACAACAATTACATGTACACTGAAACACAACACTAATTTGacagaaatacacaaaagaaaaagtaactTATCGCATCAGCGTACCATcctgtatacagtacattgtctCTTTCACATCACATTTTGCCAGATtatgttactgtatgttttgttagATATTaagctgtttaaaaaatgccaataccCAATTGACCTTCCCCCATGACACATGAATCAGTTTTTGCAGCTGTTACTACCGTAAATGATCTTGGCACATTGCCTTAGTCTTttgcttttgacattttctctgTAAATGATGGTTTTTATAAGGTAAGTGTTATGAGGTTGTGTGTTGGTTATACACGATTGAGGTACTTAGTTGATCCTGTCCCCATTTCCCAACTAGATCTTCCTTAAACGACAGGTAGTCCTGCTCTGCTTGGGTTTAGTGGTGCTTGCTTTGGGATCCTTTCTCGATTCTCTTTATTTTTGCTAGTGGATACTAACGTGTCTACATcaactctttatttttcttgcttttgtttttttgtttcccccTCCTCTTACATTTTGTTGTCCTGTGCGTCATGGTTTATCAGATTGAAATGGCGATTGAGACACTCCAAAAATCGGAGGGTTTATCCAGTCAGAGAAGCTCGCTGCTCAACAGCCATGTAAGTTGCTTTTTTACGAATGCTTGCCCTcaccatactttgacttttgcaGGACTTCTGCCTCTCAATTCTGTATACATTTAAGTTTGATGTTGCGcttgctgtttttgttgctggttttaattgttactaTGGTTTTGAAATTCACTGGCTGCTGTAGAAATGCTTTTTGCAGAGGTGTGATGGCTGCAACATCAAGGTCACAGACTGTCAGTCTGAGGTCTTTCTGGACCGTTTGCATGGAGCAGTGTGTGAATCTCTAGAGTTAAACAGCATGTATTCCCTTGTAGCTCCAGTGGCTGTTGGACAATTACGAGACAGCAGAGGGCGTGAGTCTACCACGATCCACCCTCTACAATCATTATCTGCGCCACTGCCAGGAGCAGAAACTGGACCCTGTAAATGCAGCCTCTTTTGGCAAACTCATCCGCTCCATCTTCATGGGACTTCGTACAAGGCGTCTTGGGACAAGgtaagttttgttttcttcttcttttttttaagagtttcttctttttttttttttattggcagTTCAGGATGCTCATCTAATGGCTGTATGCTTCTTAcgggatttttttcttctgaaccTTGATATTCTTAAAGCCTCATCCgctttttctgtctgtcattGTGTGTGAAACATTTGGCTTTGCCTTGCAGAGGGAACTCCAAATATCATTACTATGGCATACGTGTGAAACCAGACTCGCCACTAAATAGACTCCAAGAAGACATGCAGTACATGGCCCTCAGACAGCAACCCGTTCAGCAAAAGCAGAGGTACACAGACAACTAGGCATGCAGACATTTTGTTGGGGCGcaagttgctgtttttttgtttgtttgttttttataaatactgATGTGAGCTACGTGATTTCAGGTTCAAGCCAGTGCAGAAGTTCGATGGCTGCGCTGGGGAGAATTACTCAGGTGGAGGCCAACACCATCCTGGTGCAGAAGAGCAGACAGTCATCGCACAGAGTCAACACCACCAGCAGTTCCTAGGTCAGCTGCTTTTCTATTAATCTGAATATATAtgtaaaaccaaacacacatggGATGCACTGACATAGACTTATTCTTATGTTCTTATGTTATGTATAAAAACTGTATTACTCCAACAGATGCATCACGGGCCCTCCCTGACTTTGTAGAGCTGGACGTGGGACAAAGCAATACAGAGAACATCAGTCCGGAGGATGTGAAAGCTCTCCAGGCCCTTTACAGAGAGCACTGTGAGGTTAGATAAAGGGCATTCATTTCATATTCACTGCAATGTCACCACAGCTCACTTTGGCACATAAGTGCAATTCACAGGGGAAACAGGGGTTTGAGTCACTCTTCAGTGCTCAAAAAATACGAGAAAAGCAAGAAAGGAATCCTATTGCAGcattcattcatacatacatCATCAAAGTGTGCAGGCATTGTGACTGTACATTAATCTGTTGATCTGCCTGGACTAGCTGCATTTCACCACCCTCTTAATCTCTCCTTTAATCAAggccatgtttgtttttacgCATATTTATGTGCCTATCATTACGGCAATTGACTTGTTAAATCTGATTTAAGAAGTCTTTAATAAGAAAAGGCTGAAAGACTAAAAATACTGAACTAAAGTTTTACAAATcttgaaaaatatgtatttaaactTTGTCTGGATTCAGAGTGTGGAAACTTTGGGAAAGGTCATGTGGGTTTATAGTGACAGAGATTTGTAAATGCCAGCTGCTGGCATTTGGGAACAGCCTTTCTATTCATCTTGTGAAATTTTCAATCACACCTCTCCTAATCCTAGTCTGAGAAGTTAGGGATCAGGTAATCCACAGGTGATGGCCAAGGCCTTGTGATCTGATACACCTTCTTCTAATgattaaagggtcagttcacccacattacaaaacataacCTATTTATTCACATGCCCTTAGTGGTGGCTGGCCATGCAGCTAGTTTGGTGTTGATGGGCTCTGAAATAAGACCTTGACAGTTCAATGTCCTGGTTCCTCTGGATTATCCACAGACCTCGCACAGTTTTCAAAAGGgaccatttcttcttcttctaaaaagTAATTCCAGTAAAAGCaatgcactgttttttttttattcactgatTTTGTTTATTCTCTGCTTTTGTTAAAGGCTATCCTGGATGTGGTTGTCAATCTCCAGTTCAGTCTAATTGAGAAGTTGTGGCAGACATTCTGGAGGTATTCTCCCCCTGACTCTGTAGAGGGTGCCACTGTAACAGAAAACAGGTGAGCTCAAGCGGATTTTTCAGTTAATTAATCTGTCAGAGtctgtcagtgtttttattaagaGAAATATAAGctaatttaattcatttaaagacAATCTGAGAATTTAAAGGGATTTTTCTAAGTCTGGTTTGTTCATTCCTCAGCAGTTTAAGTGAGATTGAAGCACGGCTGCCCCGTTCACAGCTACTGGAACTGTGTAGAAACGAGGCCGTACTCAAATGGATGAGCACATGTGACCATCTTATGTACCAGGCCCTTGTGGAAATCCTCATTCCTGATGTCCTGAGACCCATTCCCAGTGAGCCACAATCATAGACACCGcccatgtttcctttttttgctgtattAATGCTTGTAACATCACAATCATTCAATCATTCAATCCTTTTCAGGTGCCTTGACTCAAGCCATTCGTAACTTTGCCAAAAGCCTGGAAGGTTGGCTCAACAACGCCATGAATGCCATTCCACAGAGAATGATCCAGACCAAGGTACACTTGCAGTATTCATACATTTACCTATGGAAAAATGCTACACGTAAAAGTCACCTgttactattttttaaatatacacaaGAGTAGTATGTTTACTATCAGTTCGAGAGGGATGTATACTTAGAGTAGGTAACACCTGGGGTTTTGTTTATGCTCTTTTTACAGATTGCCGCTGTTAGTGCCTTTGCGCAAACACTGCGCAGATACACATCTCTGAACCACCTGGCTCAGGCGGCACGTGCTGTTTTGCAAAACACGTCACAGATTAATCAGATGTTGAGTGATCTCAATCGTGTTGACTTTGCCAACGTACAGGTCAGAACAGCTCGTTGTGTTTGGACATTCAGCAGTGGTGCTTGTGCTATGTGTACCATGCCATTCCTTCTCTATAATCCTCTCCgtaaaaagaacataaattaCTTTCACTGTACAAGAGTGAACCTGCagttctttctctgtgttcctGTATAGGAGCAGGCATCATGGGTGTGCCAGTGTGAAGAGGGAGTAGTTCAGCACTTGGAGCAGGACTTCAAGGCCACACTACAGCAGCAAAGCTCTCTGGAGCAATGGGCAGCCTGGCTGGAAAATGTGGTCACTCAGGTGCTCAAGCCTTACGAGCACCGGCCCAGCTTCCCCAGGGCAGCTCGACAATTCCTGCTCAAGTGGTCCTTTTACAGGTTggcaaaagaacaacaacaacaacaacactaagACACATCTAAGGGTGTGCAGCTTTGttttaaagagacaaaacactcacaatgtttttgatgtcCCTGCAGTTCTATGGTGATCCGGGACTTGACCCTGCGCAGTGCTGCCAGCTTTGGTTCCTTCCACTTGATTCGCCTGCTGTACGATGAATACATGTTTTACCTAGTGGAGCATCGTGTGGCACAAGCTACTGGAGAGACACCCATTGGTGTCATGGGGGAGGTATAACTGTGGCATCTTATCTTCACAGTATTTTATAGTTCCAAAGTGCTACACTACAGTATATAGTGGTGTTGCGAATCCCACTTGGAGGGTCCAAACGTCAGGACTCAATTAGCTAAGACATCACTATAAATCCGATGTGAAATTACCTCTCTTTGGATCTGTTGATGAAATCTGACCAGAGGAGATTTTTTACCTAATTACAATGTAGTATCTCTGTTAAATTAGAAGAACATTAAAACTGTATGGACACACTCTAATTCTTATCTCCATTTTCAGTTTGACAGCCTGAACACCCTGTCCCTCT is a window from the Etheostoma cragini isolate CJK2018 chromosome 16, CSU_Ecrag_1.0, whole genome shotgun sequence genome containing:
- the rfx3 gene encoding transcription factor RFX3 isoform X1, giving the protein MQTPEAGADSTSTVPLQTTVPVQPTGSTQQVPVQQQAQTVQQVQHVYPAQVQYVEENSGVYTNGNIRTYSYSEPQLYSQNSGGSYFDTQGSSSQVSTVVTSHGMTNNGGGGSGGMSMNLAGGQVISTSPGAYIMDNTGPHPATQTARASPATIEMAIETLQKSEGLSSQRSSLLNSHLQWLLDNYETAEGVSLPRSTLYNHYLRHCQEQKLDPVNAASFGKLIRSIFMGLRTRRLGTRGNSKYHYYGIRVKPDSPLNRLQEDMQYMALRQQPVQQKQRFKPVQKFDGCAGENYSGGGQHHPGAEEQTVIAQSQHHQQFLDASRALPDFVELDVGQSNTENISPEDVKALQALYREHCEAILDVVVNLQFSLIEKLWQTFWRYSPPDSVEGATVTENSSLSEIEARLPRSQLLELCRNEAVLKWMSTCDHLMYQALVEILIPDVLRPIPSALTQAIRNFAKSLEGWLNNAMNAIPQRMIQTKIAAVSAFAQTLRRYTSLNHLAQAARAVLQNTSQINQMLSDLNRVDFANVQEQASWVCQCEEGVVQHLEQDFKATLQQQSSLEQWAAWLENVVTQVLKPYEHRPSFPRAARQFLLKWSFYSSMVIRDLTLRSAASFGSFHLIRLLYDEYMFYLVEHRVAQATGETPIGVMGEFDSLNTLSLSNMDKDEMSGLDSDLEDDMEESGEPLAKREKKSEHEVIQVIQVGALEDGSHPVVGVVQPGVLHSLPQPPQDHTEHILTPSAGTPTIRHCSATGNTYASV
- the rfx3 gene encoding transcription factor RFX3 isoform X4, whose product is MQTPEAGADSTSTVPLQTTVPVQPTGSTQQAQTVQQVQHVYPAQVQYVEENSGVYTNGNIRTYSYSEPQLYSQNSGGSYFDTQGSSSQVSTVVTSHGMTNNGGGGSGGMSMNLAGGQVISTSPGAYIMDNTGPHPATQTARASPATIEMAIETLQKSEGLSSQRSSLLNSHLQWLLDNYETAEGVSLPRSTLYNHYLRHCQEQKLDPVNAASFGKLIRSIFMGLRTRRLGTRGNSKYHYYGIRVKPDSPLNRLQEDMQYMALRQQPVQQKQRFKPVQKFDGCAGENYSGGGQHHPGAEEQTVIAQSQHHQQFLDASRALPDFVELDVGQSNTENISPEDVKALQALYREHCEAILDVVVNLQFSLIEKLWQTFWRYSPPDSVEGATVTENSSLSEIEARLPRSQLLELCRNEAVLKWMSTCDHLMYQALVEILIPDVLRPIPSALTQAIRNFAKSLEGWLNNAMNAIPQRMIQTKIAAVSAFAQTLRRYTSLNHLAQAARAVLQNTSQINQMLSDLNRVDFANVQEQASWVCQCEEGVVQHLEQDFKATLQQQSSLEQWAAWLENVVTQVLKPYEHRPSFPRAARQFLLKWSFYSSMVIRDLTLRSAASFGSFHLIRLLYDEYMFYLVEHRVAQATGETPIGVMGEFDSLNTLSLSNMDKDEMSGLDSDLEDDMEESGEPLAKREKKSEHEVIQVIQVGALEDGSHPVVGVVQPGVLHSLPQPPQDHTEHILTPSAGTPTIRHCSATGNTYASV
- the rfx3 gene encoding transcription factor RFX3 isoform X3 yields the protein MQTPEAGADSTSTVPLQTTVPVQPTGSTQQVPVQQQAQTVQQVQHVYPAQVQYVEENSGVYTNGNITYSYSEPQLYSQNSGGSYFDTQGSSSQVSTVVTSHGMTNNGGGGSGGMSMNLAGGQVISTSPGAYIMDNTGPHPATQTARASPATIEMAIETLQKSEGLSSQRSSLLNSHLQWLLDNYETAEGVSLPRSTLYNHYLRHCQEQKLDPVNAASFGKLIRSIFMGLRTRRLGTRGNSKYHYYGIRVKPDSPLNRLQEDMQYMALRQQPVQQKQRFKPVQKFDGCAGENYSGGGQHHPGAEEQTVIAQSQHHQQFLDASRALPDFVELDVGQSNTENISPEDVKALQALYREHCEAILDVVVNLQFSLIEKLWQTFWRYSPPDSVEGATVTENSSLSEIEARLPRSQLLELCRNEAVLKWMSTCDHLMYQALVEILIPDVLRPIPSALTQAIRNFAKSLEGWLNNAMNAIPQRMIQTKIAAVSAFAQTLRRYTSLNHLAQAARAVLQNTSQINQMLSDLNRVDFANVQEQASWVCQCEEGVVQHLEQDFKATLQQQSSLEQWAAWLENVVTQVLKPYEHRPSFPRAARQFLLKWSFYSSMVIRDLTLRSAASFGSFHLIRLLYDEYMFYLVEHRVAQATGETPIGVMGEFDSLNTLSLSNMDKDEMSGLDSDLEDDMEESGEPLAKREKKSEHEVIQVIQVGALEDGSHPVVGVVQPGVLHSLPQPPQDHTEHILTPSAGTPTIRHCSATGNTYASV
- the rfx3 gene encoding transcription factor RFX3 isoform X2; this encodes MQTPEAGADSTSTVPLQTTVPVQPTGSTQQVPVQQQAQTVQQVQHVYPAQVQYVEENSGVYTNGNIRTYSYSEPQLYSQNSGGSYFDTQGSSSQVSTVVTSHGMTNNGGGGSGGMSMNLAGGQVISTSPGAYIMDNTGPHPATQTARASPATIEMAIETLQKSEGLSSQRSSLLNSHLQWLLDNYETAEGVSLPRSTLYNHYLRHCQEQKLDPVNAASFGKLIRSIFMGLRTRRLGTRGNSKYHYYGIRVKPDSPLNRLQEDMQYMALRQQPVQQKQRFKPVQKFDGCAGENYSGGGQHHPGAEEQTVIAQSQHHQQFLDASRALPDFVELDVGQSNTENISPEDVKALQALYREHCEAILDVVVNLQFSLIEKLWQTFWRYSPPDSVEGATVTENSLSEIEARLPRSQLLELCRNEAVLKWMSTCDHLMYQALVEILIPDVLRPIPSALTQAIRNFAKSLEGWLNNAMNAIPQRMIQTKIAAVSAFAQTLRRYTSLNHLAQAARAVLQNTSQINQMLSDLNRVDFANVQEQASWVCQCEEGVVQHLEQDFKATLQQQSSLEQWAAWLENVVTQVLKPYEHRPSFPRAARQFLLKWSFYSSMVIRDLTLRSAASFGSFHLIRLLYDEYMFYLVEHRVAQATGETPIGVMGEFDSLNTLSLSNMDKDEMSGLDSDLEDDMEESGEPLAKREKKSEHEVIQVIQVGALEDGSHPVVGVVQPGVLHSLPQPPQDHTEHILTPSAGTPTIRHCSATGNTYASV